One window from the genome of Gemmatimonadota bacterium encodes:
- a CDS encoding sugar phosphate isomerase/epimerase produces MYSCINGATTMPYTLEQDLAAAAKAGFDAVEIWSRKLDAYLRDHDAVDLMALLDGYGLRAASLCPYGLVGFSDNRKELETIEHAAAVAAEIGCPVLLVCADAPPEGMGREAAYDIMAATARAYAERAAAHGVKVAIEPLGRHPFIPGPREALAVIERAGHDNLGLMMDFFHYYKSGVPLEDIRAIPTELLLIVHVDDCEDLPPEALTDQHRVYMGDGVLPLKDMLGVLREKGYSGALSVEIFREEYWAKDPVDISVAAKAAYDRMMVL; encoded by the coding sequence ATGTATTCATGTATCAACGGCGCGACGACCATGCCCTATACGCTCGAGCAGGATCTGGCAGCCGCGGCGAAAGCAGGGTTCGATGCCGTGGAGATCTGGTCCAGGAAACTGGACGCGTATCTGCGGGACCACGATGCCGTCGACCTCATGGCGCTCCTGGATGGCTACGGGTTGCGTGCGGCCTCGCTGTGTCCTTACGGACTGGTCGGGTTCTCCGATAACAGGAAAGAACTGGAAACCATCGAACACGCGGCGGCGGTTGCCGCGGAGATCGGTTGCCCTGTCCTCCTGGTCTGTGCCGACGCGCCTCCGGAAGGCATGGGTAGAGAGGCAGCGTACGACATCATGGCCGCCACGGCCCGCGCATACGCCGAGCGCGCCGCTGCCCACGGCGTCAAGGTCGCCATCGAACCCCTCGGGCGACATCCCTTCATCCCGGGACCCCGTGAGGCCCTGGCGGTGATCGAACGGGCCGGGCACGACAACCTGGGTTTGATGATGGACTTCTTCCACTACTACAAGTCGGGCGTTCCCCTCGAGGACATACGGGCTATCCCCACCGAACTACTGCTGATCGTCCACGTCGACGACTGCGAGGATCTCCCGCCTGAAGCGTTGACCGACCAGCATCGTGTCTACATGGGCGACGGCGTGCTGCCCCTGAAGGACATGCTGGGCGTGCTGCGGGAGAAGGGCTACTCGGGCGCCCTGTCCGTCGAGATCTTCCGGGAGGAATACTGGGCGAAGGACCCGGTGGACATATCCGTCGCGGCGAAAGCGGCCTACGACCGCATGATGGTCCTCTGA